Proteins encoded within one genomic window of Ctenopharyngodon idella isolate HZGC_01 chromosome 6, HZGC01, whole genome shotgun sequence:
- the ttc26 gene encoding intraflagellar transport protein 56, with translation MLLSRMKPAVGGEASIGSNEKKKKNKSKKIPRLEDYLNQRDYLGALTLLEFQRNGGESVEHADLWIGYCAFHLGDHKRAMEEYKALTLRPECPEDVWVYLGCSLFFLGLYKEAEEAALKGPKSQLQNRLLFHLAHKFNDEKKLMGFHQNLEDVTEDQLSLASIHYMRSHYQEAIDIYKRILLQNRDFLALNVYVALCYYKLDYYDVSQEVLAVYLQSVPDSTVALNLKACNHFRLYNGKAAETELKNLIDISSSSFQFAKELIQHNLVVFRGGEGALQVLPPLIDVISEARLNLVIYYLRQDDIQEAYKLIKDLEPTTPQEYILKGVVNAALGQEIGSRDHLKIAQQFFQLVGGSASECDTIPGRQCMASCFFLLKQFEDVLIYLNSVKSYFYNDDTFSFNYAQAKAALGNYREAEEVFLVIQSEKIKNDYVYLSWLARCYIMNQKARQAWELYLRLETSSDPFSLLQLIANDCYKMGQFYYAAKAFDALERLDQNPEYWEGKRGACVGIFQLILAGRESRETLKEVLPMLRSTGNPQVEYIIRIMKKWAKDNRVAL, from the exons ATG CTCTTGTCACGGATGAAGCCAGCAGTGGGTGGTGAGGCGTCCATCGGCTCTaatgagaagaaaaagaaaaataaatcgaAAAAGATTCCAAGACTTGAGGATTATCTAAACCAAAGAGACTACCTGGGAGCTCTGACTCTATTAGAG TTCCAGCGTAATGGCGGAGAGTCCGTGGAGCATGCAGACCTTTGGATCGGCTACTGTGCTTTTCATTTGGGGGACCATAAGAGAGCAATGGAG GAGTACAAGGCGCTCACTTTGAGGCCAGAGTGTCCAGAGGATGTTTGGGTATATCTGGGCTGTTCTCTCTTTTTCCTGGGGCTTTATAAAGAGGCGGAGGAGGCAGCGCTAAAAG GGCCAAAATCTCAGCTTCAGAATCGCCTACTCTTTCATTTAGCTCATAAG TTCAATGATGAAAAGAAGCTGATGGGTTTCCATCAGAACCTAGAGGACGTGACAGAGGATCAACTGAGCTTGGCTTCCATTCACTACATGCGCTCTCATTACCAGGAGGCCATTGACATCTACAAACGCATCTTACTGCAGAACAG AGACTTTCTTGCCCTGAATGTGTATGTGGCTCTTTGTTACTATAAGCTGGATTATTATGACGTGTCTCAGGAGGTGTTGGCCGTGTATCTGCAGAGTGTTCCTGACTCTACTGTCGCCCTCAACCTCAAAGCCTGCAACCACTTCAGACTCTACAATGGCAAAGCTGCGGAG ACGGAGTTGAAGAACCTGATAGATATCTCATCCAGCTCGTTTCAGTTTGCTAAAGAGCTCATTCAGCACAATCTGGTGGTGTTTCGCGGGGGTGAGGGGGCCTTGCAGGTTTTACCTCCTCTGATTGATGTCATATCAGAGGCCAGACTCAACCTGGTCATCTATTATCTCAGACAAG ATGACATTCAGGAGGCCTACAAACTCATCAAAGACCTTGAGCCCACCACACCCCAG GAATATATTCTGAAGGGGGTGGTAAATGCTGCTTTGGGACAAGAAATTGGATCG AGGGACCATTTAAAAATTGCCCAGCAGTTTTTCCAGCTGGTTGGAGGCTCAGCCAGTGAATGCG acaCAATACCGGGCAGGCAGTGTATGGCCTCTTGTTTCTTCCTGCtgaaacagtttgaagatgtgCTAATATATCTCAACTCAGTCAAG AGTTACTTCTACAACGACGACACATTCAGCTTTAATTACGCCCAGGCCAAGGCTGCCCTGGGAAACTACAGGGAGGCTGAAGAG GTGTTCCTGGTCATCCAGAGTGAGAAGATCAAGAATGATTACGTTTACCTGAGCTGGTTGGCACGCTGCT ACATCATGAATCAGAAGGCTCGACAGGCCTGGGAGCTTTATCTGAGGCTGGAAACCTCATCTGACCCTTTCAGCCTACTGCAGCTCATCGCAAATGACTGCTACAAG ATGGGGCAGTTCTACTATGCAGCTAAAGCGTTTGATGCTCTAGAGAGACTGGATCAAAACCCTGAGTACTGGGAGGGGAAGCGTGGAGCATGTGTTGGGATCTTCCAGCTCATACTGGCAGGCCGAGAGTCCAG AGAGACACTGAAGGAGGTTTTGCCAATGTTGAGAAGCACTGGCAACCCACAAGTTGAGTACATCATCCGCATCATGAAGAAATGGGCCAAAGACAACAGAGTGGCTCTCTGA
- the slc25a38b gene encoding mitochondrial glycine transporter B isoform X2, whose product MEIALAHPALKAFMCGSLSGTCSTLLFQPLDLVKTRLQTLQNMHPGAPKVGMITVFFNVIRTEKLFGLWKGVSPSFMRCIPGVGIYFSTFYSLKQHYFQDGSPSAGEAVLLGAGARCVAGVAMLPITVIKTRFESGRYNYVSVAGALKSVCQNEGPRALYSGLTATLLRDAPFSGIYVMFYSQAKKALPQEISSSSFVPLVNFGCGVVAGILASLATQPADVIKTHMQVSPALYRKTSDAVRHVYAKHGLSGFFRGAVPRSLRRTLMAAMAWTVYEQLMARMGLKS is encoded by the exons ATGGAGATTGCCCTG GCTCATCCTGCCCTGAAGGCCTTCATGTGCGGCTCTCTCAGTGGCACCTGCTCCACTCTGCTGTTCCAGCCATTGGATCTGGTGAAGACCAGACTGCAGACCCTGCAGAACATGCACCCGGG TGCTCCTAAAGTGGGAATGATTACAGTCTTTTTCAACGTGATCCGCACAGAGAAGCTGTTTGGCCTGTGGAAGGGGGTTTCACCA TCGTTCATGCGATGTATCCCTGGTGTAGGGATCTACTTCAGCACATTTTACTCGCTGAAGCAGCATTACTTCCAGGATGGCTCTCCGAGTGCTGGGGAGGCGGTGTTGCTCGGGGCAGGGGCTCGTTGTGTGGCAGGCGTGGCCATGCTGCCCATCACAGTCATTAAGACTCGTTTTGAG aGTGGGCGGTACAATTACGTAAGCGTAGCTGGAGCTCTTAAAAGTGTGTGTCAGAACGAAGGTCCAAGGGCTCTTTACTCCGGGCTCACGGCGACTCTGCTCAGAGACGCTCCGTTCTCTGGCATCTATGTCATGTTCTATAGCCAGGCCAAAAAGGCTTTACCACAGG aGATCAGCTCGTCATCCTTTGTCCCGCTGGTTAATTTTGGCTGTGGTGTGGTGGCTGGAATTTTGGCCTCTCTAGCCACTCAGCCAGCGGATGTGATCAAAACTCACATGCAAGTCAGCCCGGCATTGTATCGCAAGACCAGCGATGCTGTACGCCACGTTTATGCT AAGCATGGCTTGAGCGGGTTCTTTCGGGGGGCGGTTCCTCGTTCTCTGAGGAGGACCCTGATGGCTGCCATGGCCTGGACTGTGTACGAGCAGCTGATGGCGCGCATGGGCCTGAAGTCCTAA
- the rpsa gene encoding 40S ribosomal protein SA: protein MSGGLDVLQMKEEDVLKFLAAGTHLGGTNLDFQMEHYVYKRKSDGVYIINLKKTWEKLLLAARAIVAIENPADVCVISSRNTGQRAVLKFASATGATTFAGRFTPGTFTNQIQAAFREPRLLIVTDPRADHQPLTEASYVNIPTIALCNTDSPLRYVDIAIPCNNKGPHSVGLMWWMLAREVLRMRGTISREHPWEVMPDLYFYRDPEEIEKEEQAAAEKAVGKEEFQGEWTAPVPDFNQPEVADWSEGVQVPSVPIQQFPAGMEAPAKAAPAEVFAEDWSAQPATEDWSAAPTAQAGDWGGTAADWS, encoded by the exons ATGTCCGGAGGTCTGGATGTCCTTCAAATGAAGGAGGAGGATGTGCTAAAGTTCCTGGCCGCAGGAACCCATCTGGGAGGTACCAACCTGGACTTCCAAATGGAGCACTATGTCTACAAGAGAAAGAGTGACG GCGTGTACATCATCAACCTTAAAAAGACCTGGGAGAAACTGCTGTTGGCTGCTCGTGCTATCGTTGCCATTGAGAATCCAGCCGATGTGTGCGTTATCTCCTCCAGAAACACTGGCCAG AGGGCTGTGCTCAAGTTCGCCTCTGCCACTGGCGCGACCACCTTCGCTGGTCGTTTCACACCCGGAACCTTCACCAATCAGATTCAGGCTGCTTTCAGGGAGCCCCGCCTCCTGATCGTGACAGATCCTCGTGCTGACCACCAGCCGCTGACTGAAGCCTCTTACGTCAACATCCCAACCATTGCCCTCTGCAACACAGACTCCCCTCTGAGATACGTCGACATTGCCATCCCATGCAACAACAAG ggtcCCCACTCTGTGGGTTTGATGTGGTGGATGTTGGCCAGAGAGGTGCTGAGGATGAGGGGCACCATCTCCAGAGAGCACCCATGGGAGGTCATGCCTGATTTGTACTTCTACAGAGATCCCGAAGAG ATTGAGAAGGAAGAGCAGGCTGCTGCTGAGAAGGCTGTTGGTAAGGAGGAGTTCCAGGGTGAATGGACCGCTCCTGTGCCCGACTTCAACCAGCCTGAGGTTGCTGACTGGTCTGAAGGTGTTCAGGTTCCATCTGTGCCCATCCAGCAGTTCCCAGCTGGCATGGAGG CTCCTGCCAAAGCTGCACCTGCTGAGGTGTTTGCAG AGGACTGGAGTGCTCAGCCTGCCACTGAGGATTGGTCTGCTGCCCCCACCGCTCAGGCCGGAGACTGGGGCGGCACCGCTGCCGACTGGTCTTAA
- the slc25a38b gene encoding mitochondrial glycine transporter B isoform X1, which translates to MQEKKDPQPKSASSLGKAHPALKAFMCGSLSGTCSTLLFQPLDLVKTRLQTLQNMHPGAPKVGMITVFFNVIRTEKLFGLWKGVSPSFMRCIPGVGIYFSTFYSLKQHYFQDGSPSAGEAVLLGAGARCVAGVAMLPITVIKTRFESGRYNYVSVAGALKSVCQNEGPRALYSGLTATLLRDAPFSGIYVMFYSQAKKALPQEISSSSFVPLVNFGCGVVAGILASLATQPADVIKTHMQVSPALYRKTSDAVRHVYAKHGLSGFFRGAVPRSLRRTLMAAMAWTVYEQLMARMGLKS; encoded by the exons ATGCAAGAGAAAAAGGACCCTCAGCCCAAATCTGCCAGCAGCCTGGGAAAG GCTCATCCTGCCCTGAAGGCCTTCATGTGCGGCTCTCTCAGTGGCACCTGCTCCACTCTGCTGTTCCAGCCATTGGATCTGGTGAAGACCAGACTGCAGACCCTGCAGAACATGCACCCGGG TGCTCCTAAAGTGGGAATGATTACAGTCTTTTTCAACGTGATCCGCACAGAGAAGCTGTTTGGCCTGTGGAAGGGGGTTTCACCA TCGTTCATGCGATGTATCCCTGGTGTAGGGATCTACTTCAGCACATTTTACTCGCTGAAGCAGCATTACTTCCAGGATGGCTCTCCGAGTGCTGGGGAGGCGGTGTTGCTCGGGGCAGGGGCTCGTTGTGTGGCAGGCGTGGCCATGCTGCCCATCACAGTCATTAAGACTCGTTTTGAG aGTGGGCGGTACAATTACGTAAGCGTAGCTGGAGCTCTTAAAAGTGTGTGTCAGAACGAAGGTCCAAGGGCTCTTTACTCCGGGCTCACGGCGACTCTGCTCAGAGACGCTCCGTTCTCTGGCATCTATGTCATGTTCTATAGCCAGGCCAAAAAGGCTTTACCACAGG aGATCAGCTCGTCATCCTTTGTCCCGCTGGTTAATTTTGGCTGTGGTGTGGTGGCTGGAATTTTGGCCTCTCTAGCCACTCAGCCAGCGGATGTGATCAAAACTCACATGCAAGTCAGCCCGGCATTGTATCGCAAGACCAGCGATGCTGTACGCCACGTTTATGCT AAGCATGGCTTGAGCGGGTTCTTTCGGGGGGCGGTTCCTCGTTCTCTGAGGAGGACCCTGATGGCTGCCATGGCCTGGACTGTGTACGAGCAGCTGATGGCGCGCATGGGCCTGAAGTCCTAA